In Myxococcaceae bacterium JPH2, a single genomic region encodes these proteins:
- a CDS encoding 3',5'-cyclic-nucleotide phosphodiesterase — protein MKLNVLGCHGGELPTCRSTCFLVDDVLALDAGALTGTLSLEQLCKVDHILVGHSHFDHVKDLPLLADLVIGRRDKPVTIHASRECAKALRDNMFNNALWPDFTRIPTRAKPVLRIQSFRAGSTFEVGPYTVRSVPVSHPVESCGFIVSKGGAALAMSGDTGPTDKLWKALNETKNLKALLLEASFPNSLQPLADISGHLTPHTVASELQKFDRRGASVLLYHLKPAFVSQLKKELAGLPVEVLELGDTFEF, from the coding sequence GTGAAGCTGAACGTCCTGGGTTGCCATGGAGGCGAGCTGCCCACGTGCAGGAGCACCTGCTTCCTGGTGGATGACGTGCTCGCGCTGGACGCGGGCGCGCTCACCGGGACGCTGTCGCTCGAGCAGCTCTGCAAGGTGGACCACATCCTCGTGGGCCATAGCCATTTCGACCATGTGAAGGACTTGCCGCTGCTGGCGGACCTGGTGATTGGCCGGCGGGACAAGCCCGTCACCATCCACGCGTCGCGCGAGTGTGCCAAGGCCCTGCGCGACAACATGTTCAACAACGCGCTGTGGCCGGACTTCACCCGCATCCCCACGCGGGCCAAGCCCGTCCTGCGCATCCAGTCCTTCCGAGCGGGCAGCACCTTCGAGGTGGGCCCGTACACCGTGCGCAGCGTGCCGGTGAGCCATCCGGTGGAGTCCTGCGGCTTCATCGTGTCCAAGGGCGGCGCGGCCCTGGCCATGAGCGGGGACACGGGCCCCACGGACAAGCTCTGGAAGGCGCTCAACGAGACGAAGAACCTCAAGGCGCTCTTGCTGGAGGCCAGCTTCCCCAACAGCCTCCAGCCGCTGGCGGACATCTCCGGGCACCTGACGCCCCACACGGTGGCGTCGGAGCTCCAGAAGTTCGACCGCCGGGGTGCCTCGGTGCTGCTCTACCACCTGAAGCCGGCCTTCGTGTCCCAGCTCAAGAAGGAGCTGGCCGGCCTGCCCGTGGAAGTCCTGGAGCTGGGGGACACCTTCGAGTTCTGA
- a CDS encoding acetyl-CoA carboxylase carboxyltransferase subunit beta produces MAWFSKKPRIAVVPEPATEPPQPSRMQGLWAKCETCDEIIYRQELEKNWMVCPHCEHHHAWPARARLSALLDPDSFEEFDKELEPQDPLGFSDSKKYKDRLKSSRKNLGENDAFISGVGRIDGHQVSVGCFVFEFMGGSMGSVVGEKVARVFERAHELKCPALVFSASGGARMQEGIFSLMQMAKTSAAIARFRTGNKPYVSVLLNPTTGGVAASFSWLGDVILAEPKALIGFAGPRVIEQTIRQKLPEGFQRSEFLLEHGMLDAIVHRKDLRAKLGQLFGLVG; encoded by the coding sequence ATGGCCTGGTTCTCCAAGAAGCCCCGCATCGCCGTCGTCCCCGAGCCCGCCACCGAGCCGCCGCAGCCCTCGCGCATGCAGGGCCTGTGGGCCAAGTGCGAGACCTGTGACGAAATCATCTACCGCCAGGAACTCGAGAAGAACTGGATGGTGTGTCCGCACTGCGAGCACCACCACGCCTGGCCGGCGCGCGCGCGACTGAGCGCCCTGTTGGATCCGGACAGCTTCGAGGAGTTCGACAAGGAGCTGGAGCCGCAGGACCCGCTCGGGTTCAGCGACTCGAAGAAGTACAAGGACCGCCTGAAGTCCTCGCGCAAGAACCTGGGCGAGAACGACGCCTTCATCTCCGGTGTGGGCCGCATCGACGGGCACCAGGTCTCCGTGGGCTGCTTCGTGTTCGAGTTCATGGGCGGCTCCATGGGCTCCGTGGTGGGTGAGAAGGTGGCCCGCGTCTTCGAGCGCGCCCACGAGCTGAAGTGCCCCGCGCTGGTGTTCTCCGCCTCGGGCGGCGCGCGCATGCAAGAGGGCATCTTCTCGCTGATGCAGATGGCGAAGACGTCCGCGGCCATCGCCCGCTTCCGCACCGGCAACAAGCCGTACGTCTCCGTGCTGCTCAACCCGACCACGGGCGGCGTGGCCGCGTCCTTCTCGTGGCTCGGCGACGTCATCCTCGCGGAGCCCAAGGCGCTCATCGGCTTCGCGGGTCCGCGCGTCATCGAGCAGACCATCCGCCAGAAGCTCCCCGAGGGCTTCCAGCGCTCCGAGTTCCTCCTGGAGCACGGCATGCTGGACGCCATCGTCCACCGCAAGGACCTCCGCGCGAAGCTCGGGCAGCTCTTCGGGCTGGTGGGGTAG
- a CDS encoding AMIN domain-containing protein yields MKALAVSLLGWVLVPALALAQPAADLNSITNVRVNGGTVEISGSKKPNFTTFTMTDPPRLVIDIAEATFSGVPEEQQVGNGVVTGIRTASYGSDSSAIARVLIGYEREVETDIQASGNNLVVKVTGGNAVAAAEKPAAAAEKPAAVAESAQTGAPANSPAGVSAADATRAANEERQRQEQAAAAAAESARAERAAQEKAAAEATARAQADAEAERKRQDESRAAAQRQEEETRAAAQAAAEERKRQEADARASAQAAAEERKRQDADARAAAQKTAEEERRAAAQAAADEKRQKVEEARAEAEARKQAQAEAREAAADEKRQKAEEARAERERRQQEAVAAAETRSRPSQGSRAAESRHEAASSSQGVSEVSSRRKTMTLVGFQQQQGASRVFVRTNEPVRYTVSEQDKQVVLELENTRVEFTNNTRPLDTHFFATAVAKVEADPGANRTVRVTIQLKESARFETRQDGNLITLDFQRPAR; encoded by the coding sequence ATGAAGGCCCTGGCGGTGTCGCTGCTCGGATGGGTGCTCGTGCCCGCGCTGGCGCTGGCGCAGCCGGCCGCTGACCTCAACAGCATCACGAACGTGCGCGTCAATGGCGGCACGGTGGAGATCTCCGGCTCGAAGAAGCCGAACTTCACCACCTTCACCATGACGGATCCGCCGCGCCTCGTCATCGACATCGCCGAGGCCACCTTCTCGGGCGTGCCCGAGGAGCAGCAGGTGGGCAACGGCGTGGTGACGGGCATCCGCACCGCCAGCTACGGCTCGGACTCCTCGGCCATCGCCCGCGTGCTCATCGGCTATGAGCGCGAGGTGGAGACCGACATCCAGGCCTCCGGCAACAACCTCGTCGTCAAGGTGACGGGTGGGAACGCGGTCGCCGCCGCGGAGAAGCCCGCCGCCGCCGCGGAGAAGCCCGCCGCCGTGGCCGAGTCCGCGCAGACGGGGGCTCCGGCCAACTCGCCCGCGGGGGTCAGCGCCGCGGACGCCACGCGCGCCGCCAACGAGGAGCGCCAGCGCCAGGAGCAGGCCGCCGCGGCCGCCGCCGAGTCCGCCCGTGCCGAGCGCGCGGCCCAGGAAAAGGCCGCCGCCGAGGCCACCGCCCGTGCCCAGGCGGACGCCGAGGCCGAGCGCAAGCGCCAGGACGAGTCGCGCGCCGCAGCCCAGCGTCAGGAAGAGGAGACCCGCGCCGCCGCGCAGGCCGCCGCCGAGGAGCGCAAGCGCCAGGAGGCCGATGCCCGGGCGTCCGCGCAGGCCGCCGCCGAGGAGCGCAAGCGGCAGGACGCGGATGCTCGCGCCGCCGCGCAGAAGACCGCGGAGGAGGAGCGCCGCGCCGCCGCGCAGGCCGCCGCCGACGAGAAGCGCCAGAAGGTCGAGGAGGCCCGCGCCGAGGCCGAGGCCCGCAAGCAGGCGCAGGCCGAGGCCCGCGAGGCGGCCGCCGACGAGAAGCGCCAGAAGGCCGAGGAGGCCCGCGCCGAGCGCGAGCGCCGTCAGCAGGAGGCCGTGGCCGCCGCCGAGACGCGCTCCCGTCCCAGCCAGGGCAGCCGCGCCGCCGAGTCGCGCCACGAGGCCGCGTCCTCTTCGCAGGGTGTCTCGGAGGTGTCCTCGCGGCGCAAGACGATGACGCTGGTGGGCTTCCAGCAGCAGCAGGGCGCCTCGCGCGTCTTCGTCCGCACGAACGAGCCGGTGCGCTACACGGTGAGCGAGCAGGACAAGCAGGTGGTGCTGGAGCTGGAGAACACGCGTGTCGAGTTCACCAACAACACCCGCCCGCTGGACACGCACTTCTTCGCCACCGCGGTGGCCAAGGTGGAGGCGGATCCCGGCGCCAATCGCACCGTGCGCGTCACCATCCAGCTCAAGGAGTCGGCGCGCTTCGAGACGCGCCAGGACGGCAACCTCATCACCCTCGACTTCCAGCGCCCCGCTCGCTGA
- a CDS encoding enoyl-CoA hydratase/isomerase family protein, which translates to MEAGEVRYEVQGAQAHLTIDRPGARNALSPGVVQGLLEGLGRADEDPRVRVVVLTGAGEKVFCAGGDLGQLAGEAGFLATHDGRRAYGRLLTCFQDVRKPTVARVNGHALAGGLGLVLACDLAVAVEGAGFGTPEIDVGLFPMMMMALLQRHVGRKRALELVLTGERLTARDALALGLVNRVVPAAELDAQVGALADKLAGKSQAVLALGRRAFFTAEDMPLPAALEFLASQLSLNVLADDAAEGVTAFLEKRPPKWNDR; encoded by the coding sequence ATGGAAGCGGGAGAAGTCCGGTACGAAGTCCAAGGCGCCCAAGCGCACCTGACCATCGATCGCCCGGGGGCGCGCAACGCCTTGTCCCCGGGGGTGGTGCAGGGATTGTTGGAGGGCCTCGGCCGCGCGGACGAGGACCCTCGCGTGCGCGTGGTGGTGCTCACTGGCGCGGGCGAGAAGGTCTTCTGTGCTGGCGGCGACCTTGGACAGCTCGCGGGCGAGGCGGGCTTCCTCGCCACGCATGACGGGCGGCGCGCGTACGGGCGACTGCTCACTTGCTTCCAGGACGTGCGCAAGCCCACCGTGGCTCGCGTCAACGGGCACGCGCTGGCGGGAGGCCTGGGCCTGGTGCTCGCGTGCGACCTGGCGGTGGCCGTGGAGGGCGCGGGCTTCGGGACGCCGGAGATCGACGTCGGGTTGTTCCCGATGATGATGATGGCGCTGCTCCAGCGACACGTGGGCCGCAAGCGCGCGTTGGAGCTGGTGCTCACCGGGGAGCGACTGACGGCGCGGGACGCGCTGGCGCTCGGGCTCGTCAATCGCGTGGTGCCGGCGGCGGAGCTGGATGCCCAGGTGGGCGCGCTGGCGGACAAGCTCGCGGGGAAGAGCCAGGCGGTGCTCGCGCTGGGCCGTCGCGCCTTCTTCACGGCGGAGGACATGCCCCTGCCCGCGGCGCTGGAGTTCCTCGCGTCGCAGCTGTCCCTCAACGTGCTGGCCGACGACGCGGCCGAGGGCGTCACTGCCTTCCTGGAGAAGCGTCCCCCGAAGTGGAACGACCGCTGA
- a CDS encoding alpha/beta fold hydrolase, which yields MRLPDWRSAIPGPPMPTIDEVDFRALYTKTKYVVETADGWSLVISRYRPVKQPFAQPLFGEPLLLVHGFSQNRHTWTSGQFVKNLLFFGVDIHILELRGHGKSSIAFQKERAERFKRPLPPDLDYGWDLDSYFLYDLPAAVSGVKRITRRERIFYCGHSMGGMLGYGYAGIHDDFEGLITIGSPADLGRGFMLLRLLAYSAPAVASLVDVGLAGFNLERRAADSGRALLSRGAALFSPALSQRLRSESREAVRFTAVPVDAVLKFLERQLVQAEDSPLYKRLTQRLNRLVNTERVSGEDIRWLLREGGEREPRKVLEQFARWIRRGEMVCYRTDYDFKRGFEKIHVPMAIIFGDLDPLASVESTRSVYRAAQSEYLLWRPVKGNSHIELTMGHDIRQICYDIKNLIEYARTHRTRSPVLPRIR from the coding sequence ATGCGCCTGCCGGACTGGAGATCGGCGATCCCCGGGCCTCCGATGCCCACCATCGACGAAGTCGATTTCCGGGCGCTCTACACCAAGACGAAATACGTCGTGGAGACCGCGGACGGGTGGTCGCTGGTCATCAGCCGCTATCGGCCGGTGAAGCAGCCCTTTGCCCAGCCGCTGTTCGGCGAGCCGCTCCTGCTCGTGCACGGTTTCTCGCAGAACCGGCACACGTGGACGAGCGGCCAGTTCGTCAAGAACCTGCTGTTCTTCGGCGTGGACATCCACATCCTGGAGCTGCGCGGGCACGGCAAGAGCTCCATCGCGTTCCAGAAGGAGCGCGCGGAGCGCTTCAAGCGCCCGCTGCCGCCGGACCTGGACTACGGCTGGGACCTGGACAGCTACTTCCTCTACGACCTGCCCGCCGCTGTCTCCGGCGTGAAGCGCATCACCCGGCGCGAGCGCATCTTCTACTGCGGCCACTCCATGGGCGGGATGCTGGGCTACGGCTACGCCGGCATCCATGACGACTTCGAGGGCCTCATCACCATCGGCTCGCCGGCGGACCTGGGCCGGGGCTTCATGCTGCTGCGGCTGTTGGCCTACAGCGCGCCCGCGGTGGCGAGCCTGGTGGACGTGGGGCTCGCGGGCTTCAACCTGGAGCGGCGCGCGGCGGACTCGGGGAGAGCGCTCCTGTCGCGCGGCGCGGCGCTCTTCAGCCCCGCGCTGAGCCAGCGCCTGCGGTCCGAGTCACGCGAGGCGGTGCGCTTCACCGCGGTGCCGGTGGACGCGGTGCTGAAGTTCCTGGAGCGGCAGCTCGTGCAGGCCGAGGACTCGCCGCTGTACAAGCGCCTCACGCAGCGGCTCAACCGGCTGGTGAACACGGAGCGGGTGAGCGGCGAGGACATCCGCTGGCTCTTGCGCGAGGGCGGCGAGCGCGAGCCGCGCAAGGTGCTGGAGCAGTTCGCGCGGTGGATCCGCCGCGGCGAGATGGTCTGCTACCGCACCGACTACGACTTCAAGCGGGGCTTCGAGAAGATCCATGTCCCCATGGCCATCATCTTCGGGGACCTGGATCCGCTGGCCTCGGTGGAGTCCACGCGCAGCGTGTATCGCGCGGCCCAGAGCGAGTATCTGCTGTGGCGTCCGGTGAAGGGCAACAGCCACATCGAGCTGACGATGGGGCACGACATCCGGCAGATCTGCTACGACATCAAGAACCTCATCGAGTATGCCCGGACGCACCGGACCCGTTCGCCCGTCCTGCCGCGGATCCGCTGA
- a CDS encoding LPS-assembly protein LptD, which produces MTSLVPVALALLVSTQLPLATQVQLPSGETVELAADYVVYDSDAQHLTARGHCELRSGDNLLRADEVTYDEAAQVATASGNVMFVSGGMAAVAESVRMDLAANEAVVQGGLFMQKKGVTLEALLAAKTPEELRALGQTPVLMSGTHIKRTGPNAFVVDDLAFTPCECGPGEPSWRVEANEASVVMGERAILTWPVVYVRSVPVFALPWLYLPLSSRRTGLLIPRPTTSSLNGFALDAPFFITLGESYDMTLTPGYFSGGNVVKRDLPARIVGTENFLTVTRREPRINGVKGPRLLTEFRYVPSEHTRGRVTLGFLQDSRPRVDPRFDPRLSGGDFFRLDETEGGLVVPEYINEKRGLRGEASWQHTQDLGSGWHDRVDASFVSDGFYTRDLTADVIAREQNYLRSTGVIYQRQDELYAGLDVSLRQDLRWPFRFIQDNRLPAALDPERPEIPGPSTFQRLPGLTFVLPERPIWGGLVSGLRMEYSRLTPILSRYGDFGVDGQYTATGRYRPAGDLLTLDPKRLPVDPGQSNGVFDTQDREARDRLDVNPRLTGSFDLSGVARVTPSLALRQDFFIGEQSGRTQQRGYPIANLRLDSQLARTFAGLTPKSTSTYRHTIAPSVELRYVPIGWGRVPAAGASPSGAPQRYDEIDSAVPLQSDGHVRGFLQAVVAVDQALSVKTGNFIREPLRLRLGQGFDLSRYAPVAGRSELTRAIADGTMTGSVLRDSFARLSASAGILTAGALVRLDPTTGDITQLAADFSIDNGKGDGLYARYDDLLAVRPLAIERGLDPLAVGPDSVRRGIDMLVGEASRSLPEVPDLPDRSAAERAQALTAGTRITLGFGLGLRYEALVQPLYRDPTTQESQPLAQQTFAVSYGPACNCWRVEGVMILRRGQSLEFAGVNLSIAGFGSFGSGG; this is translated from the coding sequence ATGACTTCCCTCGTCCCGGTCGCCCTCGCGCTGCTCGTCTCCACGCAGCTGCCCCTGGCCACCCAGGTGCAACTGCCGTCTGGAGAGACCGTCGAGCTGGCGGCGGACTACGTCGTCTATGACTCCGACGCGCAGCACCTGACCGCGCGCGGCCACTGCGAGCTGCGCAGCGGCGACAACCTGCTGCGCGCGGACGAGGTGACGTACGACGAGGCTGCCCAGGTGGCTACCGCCTCCGGCAACGTGATGTTCGTCAGCGGCGGCATGGCCGCGGTGGCCGAGTCCGTGCGCATGGACCTGGCGGCCAACGAGGCCGTCGTGCAGGGTGGCCTCTTCATGCAGAAGAAGGGCGTCACGCTGGAGGCCCTGCTCGCCGCCAAGACGCCCGAGGAGCTGCGCGCGCTGGGACAGACGCCCGTCCTGATGAGCGGCACGCACATCAAGCGCACGGGCCCAAATGCCTTCGTGGTGGACGACCTGGCCTTCACCCCGTGCGAGTGCGGCCCGGGCGAGCCGAGCTGGCGCGTGGAGGCCAACGAGGCCAGCGTCGTCATGGGCGAGCGCGCCATCCTCACGTGGCCCGTGGTGTACGTGCGCTCCGTGCCCGTCTTCGCGCTGCCGTGGCTGTATCTGCCGCTGTCCTCGCGCCGGACGGGCTTGCTGATTCCGCGACCCACCACGTCCAGCCTCAATGGCTTCGCGCTGGACGCGCCGTTCTTCATCACGCTCGGCGAGAGCTACGACATGACGCTCACGCCGGGCTACTTCTCCGGCGGCAACGTCGTGAAGCGTGACCTGCCCGCGCGCATCGTGGGCACCGAGAACTTCCTGACCGTCACCCGTCGCGAGCCGCGCATCAACGGTGTGAAGGGACCTCGGCTGCTCACCGAGTTCCGCTACGTCCCCAGCGAGCACACGCGCGGTCGCGTCACGCTGGGCTTCCTCCAGGACTCGCGACCCCGCGTGGATCCGCGGTTCGATCCGCGCCTGAGCGGCGGAGACTTCTTCCGTCTGGACGAGACGGAAGGCGGGCTCGTCGTTCCGGAGTACATCAACGAGAAGCGGGGCCTGCGCGGCGAGGCCTCGTGGCAGCACACGCAGGACCTGGGGAGCGGCTGGCATGACCGCGTGGATGCGTCGTTTGTGTCCGACGGCTTCTACACGCGCGACCTCACGGCCGACGTCATCGCGCGCGAGCAGAACTACCTGCGCAGCACCGGGGTCATCTACCAGCGCCAGGACGAGCTCTACGCGGGCCTGGACGTGTCGCTGCGCCAGGACCTGCGCTGGCCCTTCCGCTTCATCCAGGACAACCGCCTGCCGGCGGCGTTGGACCCCGAGCGACCCGAGATTCCCGGCCCCAGCACCTTCCAGCGCCTGCCGGGCCTGACGTTCGTCCTGCCCGAGCGACCCATCTGGGGCGGCCTCGTGAGCGGGCTGCGCATGGAGTACAGCCGGCTCACGCCGATCCTGTCTCGCTATGGCGACTTCGGTGTGGATGGCCAGTACACGGCGACGGGGCGCTACCGTCCAGCGGGTGACCTGCTGACGCTGGACCCCAAGCGGCTGCCCGTGGATCCAGGCCAGTCCAACGGCGTGTTCGACACACAGGATCGCGAGGCGCGCGACCGGTTGGATGTCAACCCGCGCCTCACCGGCTCATTCGACCTGAGTGGTGTCGCGCGCGTCACGCCGTCGTTGGCGCTGCGGCAGGACTTCTTCATCGGCGAGCAGTCGGGGCGCACGCAGCAGCGCGGCTATCCCATCGCGAACCTTCGGCTCGACTCGCAGCTGGCGCGCACGTTCGCGGGGCTCACGCCCAAGTCGACGTCGACGTATCGCCACACCATCGCGCCCTCCGTGGAGCTGCGCTACGTGCCCATCGGCTGGGGACGCGTGCCCGCGGCGGGGGCGTCTCCGTCCGGTGCGCCGCAGCGCTACGACGAGATCGACTCCGCGGTGCCGCTGCAGTCGGATGGTCACGTGCGCGGCTTCCTCCAGGCCGTGGTGGCGGTGGACCAGGCGTTGAGCGTGAAGACGGGCAACTTCATCCGCGAGCCGCTGCGGCTGCGGCTCGGGCAGGGCTTCGATCTGTCTCGCTACGCGCCCGTCGCGGGCCGCTCGGAGCTCACCCGCGCCATCGCCGACGGCACGATGACGGGCTCGGTGCTGCGCGACTCCTTCGCGCGTCTGAGCGCCAGCGCGGGCATCCTCACCGCGGGCGCGCTCGTGCGGCTCGATCCCACGACGGGCGACATCACTCAGCTCGCCGCCGACTTCTCCATCGACAACGGCAAGGGCGACGGCCTCTACGCGCGCTACGACGACTTGCTCGCGGTGCGCCCGCTCGCCATCGAGCGCGGACTCGATCCGCTGGCTGTGGGGCCAGACTCGGTACGTCGGGGAATCGACATGCTGGTCGGGGAAGCCTCGCGTTCCCTTCCCGAAGTTCCTGACTTGCCCGATCGCTCTGCGGCCGAACGGGCACAGGCACTCACTGCAGGTACGCGAATCACGCTCGGATTTGGGCTCGGGTTGCGGTACGAAGCGTTGGTGCAGCCTCTCTACCGGGATCCAACAACTCAAGAATCGCAGCCCCTCGCTCAGCAGACGTTCGCCGTGTCTTACGGCCCGGCGTGCAACTGCTGGCGTGTCGAGGGGGTGATGATTCTTCGTCGAGGCCAGTCGCTGGAGTTCGCAGGCGTCAACCTGAGCATCGCCGGGTTCGGATCCTTCGGTTCAGGGGGCTAG
- a CDS encoding helix-turn-helix transcriptional regulator: MSDLGKRIGQRIRELRTQRPERWTQEELAERAQISVSFLSMIERGERVPHVETLAALANALGVSLGELFTGTEQTLAQTEDLLRPLSDFARARGLTSRDVDRLLGVARVMFSGSAA, translated from the coding sequence GTGTCGGACCTCGGAAAAAGAATTGGCCAGCGCATCCGCGAGCTTCGCACGCAGCGGCCCGAGCGGTGGACGCAGGAGGAGCTCGCGGAGCGAGCCCAGATCAGCGTCTCCTTCCTCTCCATGATTGAGCGGGGTGAGCGTGTTCCTCACGTCGAGACGCTTGCTGCCCTCGCGAACGCGTTGGGCGTGAGCCTGGGCGAGTTGTTCACGGGCACGGAGCAGACCCTTGCCCAGACCGAAGACCTGCTGCGCCCGCTGTCGGATTTCGCCCGCGCCCGGGGCTTGACGTCGCGGGACGTGGATCGGCTGCTGGGCGTTGCCCGGGTGATGTTCAGCGGCTCGGCTGCCTGA
- a CDS encoding TetR/AcrR family transcriptional regulator, whose translation MGQQKTAAEGGTRESERRRTILRAAIDVFARKGYHGCRIADVAREAGVAYGLVYHYFKNKDELLETVFETGWTGFVTRVAAVADSEGSLVEKVRGIADVAFEAYRVDPRAVKVLILEIARSPAGARINRQTAFVDVIRLSSEMFTRAKAAGELRPDVDPLLASALLFGSIEMGLTAFVVGLADARDTQMLEQAKAQIADSFLHGVLADAPGAEVPAWKREKSGTKSKAPKRT comes from the coding sequence GTGGGTCAGCAGAAGACGGCGGCGGAGGGTGGGACGCGCGAGAGTGAGCGCCGCCGCACCATCCTTCGCGCCGCCATCGATGTATTCGCTCGCAAGGGCTACCACGGCTGCCGCATCGCGGACGTGGCGCGCGAGGCGGGCGTCGCCTACGGGCTCGTCTACCACTACTTCAAGAACAAGGACGAGCTGCTGGAGACCGTCTTCGAGACGGGGTGGACCGGCTTCGTCACCCGCGTGGCCGCGGTGGCGGACAGCGAGGGCTCCCTGGTCGAGAAGGTGCGGGGCATCGCGGATGTGGCCTTCGAGGCCTACCGGGTGGACCCGCGAGCGGTGAAGGTGCTCATCCTGGAGATTGCTCGCAGCCCGGCGGGCGCTCGCATCAACCGCCAGACGGCGTTCGTGGACGTCATCCGCTTGAGCTCGGAGATGTTCACCCGCGCCAAGGCGGCGGGAGAGCTGCGGCCGGACGTGGATCCGCTGCTGGCCTCGGCGCTCCTGTTCGGCTCCATCGAGATGGGGCTGACGGCCTTCGTGGTGGGGCTGGCGGACGCCCGCGACACGCAGATGCTCGAGCAGGCCAAGGCGCAGATCGCCGACTCCTTCCTTCACGGCGTCCTGGCCGACGCCCCCGGTGCGGAGGTGCCTGCATGGAAGCGGGAGAAGTCCGGTACGAAGTCCAAGGCGCCCAAGCGCACCTGA
- a CDS encoding bifunctional folylpolyglutamate synthase/dihydrofolate synthase — MSAPRTPEEALAFLAQLNPSGIKLGLERVREALEALGHPERQAPVLHVAGTNGKGSTCAFAAAALQAAGHRVGLYTSPHLVRVNERIRVNGEDIPDARFGQRILEVLERYPSALSDPMTYFEFGTVVALWHFAQERVDVVVLETGLGGRLDATNAALSTVTAVTPISFDHMEYLGHTLGAIAGEKAGIFKPGVPAVVSRQEPEALEAISRRAAEVGAPLLVEGRDFALEGEANGALSYRGPSWRLSGVSLALRGPYQRQNAAMALACLESLAARGVAVSPEAAREGLATARWPGRLEEVGQSPTVVVDGAHNPAGVQVLLEALRALYPGRRLRLVFGVVADKDRGPMLRALFPLATSVDLTPLETPRSLAPERYVDEARALCPEVRVHGSLVDALATARSRSGPDDVVLCTGSLFLVGRVKALPKRNLGALHQAP, encoded by the coding sequence ATGAGCGCGCCCCGCACCCCCGAGGAAGCGCTCGCCTTCCTCGCGCAGCTCAACCCCTCGGGCATCAAGCTGGGGCTGGAGCGGGTGCGCGAGGCGCTGGAGGCGCTGGGCCATCCCGAGCGTCAGGCGCCCGTGCTGCACGTGGCGGGCACCAACGGCAAGGGCAGCACGTGCGCCTTCGCCGCCGCCGCGCTCCAGGCCGCGGGCCATCGGGTGGGGCTCTACACGTCGCCGCACCTGGTGCGCGTGAACGAGCGGATCCGCGTCAACGGCGAGGACATCCCGGACGCGCGCTTCGGCCAGCGCATCCTGGAGGTGCTGGAGCGCTATCCCTCGGCGCTGTCGGACCCGATGACGTACTTCGAGTTCGGCACCGTCGTGGCGCTCTGGCACTTCGCGCAGGAGCGCGTGGACGTGGTGGTGCTCGAGACGGGCCTGGGCGGGCGCCTGGACGCGACCAACGCGGCGCTGTCCACCGTCACGGCCGTCACCCCCATCTCGTTCGACCACATGGAGTACCTGGGCCACACGCTCGGGGCCATCGCGGGCGAGAAGGCCGGCATCTTCAAGCCCGGCGTGCCCGCGGTCGTCTCGCGCCAGGAGCCCGAGGCGCTGGAGGCCATCTCCCGGCGCGCGGCCGAGGTGGGCGCGCCGCTGCTCGTCGAGGGGCGCGACTTCGCGCTCGAAGGAGAGGCCAACGGCGCGCTGTCGTATCGCGGGCCTTCATGGCGCCTGTCCGGGGTGTCGCTCGCGCTGCGCGGGCCGTATCAGCGGCAGAACGCGGCCATGGCGCTGGCGTGCCTGGAGTCGCTCGCCGCGCGCGGGGTGGCGGTGTCACCCGAGGCGGCGCGAGAGGGACTGGCCACCGCTCGATGGCCTGGTCGGCTGGAAGAGGTGGGCCAGTCGCCCACGGTCGTGGTGGATGGCGCGCACAACCCCGCGGGCGTGCAGGTGCTCCTGGAGGCGCTCCGGGCGCTGTATCCGGGTCGGCGGCTGCGGCTCGTGTTCGGCGTCGTGGCGGACAAGGACCGGGGGCCGATGCTGCGAGCGCTCTTTCCGCTCGCCACCTCGGTGGACCTCACGCCGTTGGAGACTCCGCGCTCCCTGGCGCCCGAGCGCTATGTGGACGAGGCGCGCGCCCTCTGCCCCGAGGTTCGGGTCCATGGCTCGCTGGTGGACGCCTTGGCGACTGCCCGCTCCCGAAGTGGCCCGGATGACGTCGTGCTCTGCACAGGTTCCCTGTTCCTGGTGGGGCGGGTGAAGGCCCTTCCCAAGCGAAACCTTGGCGCGCTGCATCAGGCGCCGTAG